From the Leptotrichia sp. oral taxon 221 genome, one window contains:
- a CDS encoding CTP synthase — MSKVDTTKYIFVTGGVVSSLGKGIVASSLGRLLKERGYKVTIQKFDPYLNVDPGTMSPYQHGEVFVTEDGAETDLDLGHYERFINENLTQYSNLTSGRIMSRIIAKERKGEFLGGTVQTVPHVTDEIKSNIKLAGEKAGADFVITEIGGTIGDIESDPFIEAIRQWKREVGRENIAYIHVTLLPYLKAAGELKTKPTQHSVKTLQGLGISPDIIVVRSEHPVDQSIKKKISIFCDIDEEAVIESTDAENLYEIPLTMERLGLADVICKHFKLDNQKPSLATWSKMVDKFKNPKKLVKVAVVGKYVELKDAYISITESIEHAGFNLDTKVEIDYLKAGDFDVEKLANYDGILVPGGFGDRGIDGKIEAIRYARENKIPFFGICLGMQMACVEFARNVLNYPEATSTEFDKDTKYPIISLMEEQEGIEDMGGTMRLGSYPCILKEGSVAAKVYGKTEISERHRHRYEFNNSYREEFEKAGMDIVGVSPNGKYVETIEIKDHPYFVACQYHPEFKSRPNRPHPLFTGWIKAVIEKRSGK, encoded by the coding sequence ATGAGTAAAGTTGATACTACAAAGTATATTTTTGTTACGGGAGGAGTGGTGTCTTCTCTAGGGAAAGGGATTGTTGCGTCATCATTAGGAAGATTATTAAAAGAAAGAGGGTATAAGGTGACAATACAAAAATTTGACCCTTATTTGAATGTAGATCCTGGTACAATGAGTCCTTATCAGCATGGAGAAGTTTTTGTTACAGAAGATGGAGCAGAAACTGATTTAGATTTAGGACATTATGAGAGATTTATAAATGAAAATCTTACTCAATATAGTAATTTAACATCTGGAAGAATAATGTCAAGAATTATTGCAAAAGAGAGAAAAGGAGAATTTTTAGGAGGTACAGTTCAAACAGTTCCTCATGTAACTGATGAAATAAAAAGTAATATTAAATTGGCTGGAGAAAAAGCAGGAGCTGATTTTGTAATTACTGAAATTGGTGGAACAATAGGGGATATCGAAAGTGATCCGTTTATTGAAGCTATTAGACAATGGAAAAGAGAAGTTGGGAGAGAAAATATAGCGTATATTCACGTGACATTGTTACCTTATTTGAAAGCGGCGGGAGAATTGAAAACAAAACCTACTCAACATAGCGTTAAAACATTGCAAGGATTAGGAATTTCACCTGATATTATCGTTGTTAGAAGTGAACATCCTGTAGATCAAAGTATTAAGAAAAAAATCTCAATTTTCTGTGATATCGATGAAGAAGCTGTTATCGAATCAACAGATGCTGAAAATCTTTATGAAATCCCATTAACAATGGAAAGATTAGGATTAGCTGATGTAATTTGTAAACATTTTAAATTGGATAATCAAAAACCATCGTTAGCAACTTGGAGCAAAATGGTTGATAAATTTAAAAATCCTAAAAAATTGGTGAAAGTGGCTGTTGTAGGAAAATATGTTGAGTTAAAAGATGCTTACATTAGTATTACTGAATCAATAGAACATGCAGGATTTAATTTGGATACTAAAGTGGAAATTGACTATTTGAAAGCTGGAGATTTTGATGTTGAAAAACTTGCTAATTATGATGGAATCTTGGTTCCAGGAGGTTTTGGAGATAGAGGGATTGATGGTAAAATAGAAGCGATTAGATATGCTAGAGAAAATAAAATTCCTTTCTTTGGAATATGTTTAGGAATGCAAATGGCTTGCGTGGAATTTGCTAGAAATGTGTTAAATTACCCAGAAGCAACATCAACAGAATTTGATAAAGATACTAAATATCCGATTATTAGCTTAATGGAAGAACAAGAAGGAATTGAGGATATGGGAGGAACTATGAGATTAGGTTCTTATCCATGCATTTTAAAAGAAGGAAGCGTTGCGGCTAAGGTTTATGGAAAAACTGAAATTTCTGAAAGACATAGACATAGATATGAGTTTAATAATAGTTATAGAGAAGAATTTGAAAAAGCAGGAATGGATATTGTAGGAGTTTCTCCAAATGGAAAATATGTTGAAACAATAGAAATTAAAGATCATCCTTATTTTGTTGCGTGTCAATATCACCCTGAATTTAAGAGTAGACCAAATAGACCTCATCCGTTGTTTACTGGTTGGATAAAAGCGGTTATTGAAAAAAGAAGTGGTAAATAA